The following are from one region of the Quercus robur chromosome 1, dhQueRobu3.1, whole genome shotgun sequence genome:
- the LOC126720374 gene encoding metal tolerance protein 4-like isoform X2: MEDTDLKAPILGASRNGTGGGRLSRRSYSVKSLKKDFALRLPDKLRSAGDFDPESQTFSPDLSTISGLTKGEREYYERQINTMNSFEEVDSLVTSNDIDDEERKEQAKEDARHERAMKISNYANIILLAFKVYATIKSGSLAIAASTLDSLLDLMAGGILWFTHLAMKNINIYKYPIGKLRVQPVGIIIFAAVMATLGFQVLLQAAEELIKDEPSEKLSKSKLIWMCTIMISATVVKLALWIYCKNSENDIVRAYAKDHFFDVVTNVVGLAAALLADEFFWWIDPAGAIILALYTIINWSQTVFENAVSLVGQSASPEVLQKLTYLVMRHPKVKRIDTVRAYTFGVLYFVEVDIELPEELPLKEAHTIGESLQEKLEKLPEVERAFVHLDFECDHKPEHSVPSRLPNNQT, translated from the exons atggagGATACGGATCTGAAGGCGCCGATTCTGGGGGCGAGTCGAAACGGTACAGGAGGGGGGAGGCTGAGTCGGAGATCGTACTCGGTGAAGTCATTGAAGAAAGATTTCGCGTTAAGGTTGCCTGATAAGCTTCGCTCTGCTGGTGATTTCGACCCTGAGTCTCAAACTTTCAGCCCTGACCTTTCCACAATCTCCGGCTTAAccaaag GAGAAAGGGAGTACTATGAAAGACAAATCAATACCATGAATTCCTTTGAAGAAGTTGATTCTTTGGTGACATCTAATGATATTGATGATGAGGAACGGAAGGAACAGGCTAAAGAAGATGCTCGACATGAAAGAGCAATGAAGATATCTAATTACGCAAATATAATACTTCTGGCATTTAAG GTCTATGCCACAATAAAGAGTGGATCTTTGGCCATTGCTGCATCAACACTAGATTCTTTACTTGATCTCATGGCTGGTGGCATTCTTTGGTTCACTCACCTGGCAATGAAGAACATAAATATCTACAAATATCCTATTGGAAAGTTGAGGGTGCAGCCAGTAGGCATAATTATCTTTGCTGCTGTCATGGCTACACTTG GCTTTCAGGTGTTGCTTCAGGCTGCAGAAGAACTAATTAAAGATGAACCTTCTGAAAAACTGTCCAAAAGTAAATTGATATGGATGTGCACAATCATGATATCTGCTACTGTAGTAAAACTTGCCCTCTGGATATACTGTAAAAACTCAGAAAATGATATCGTCCGTGCATATGCAAAG GATCACTTTTTCGATGTGGTAACTAATGTGGTTGGATTAGCTGCAGCTCTTCTTGCCGATGAATTTTTCTGGTGGATTGACCCCGCTGGTGCCATCATCCTTGCATTGTACACAATTATAAATTGGTCTCAAACTGTATTTGAAAATGCTG TTTCTCTCGTGGGACAGTCTGCATCTCCTGAAGTCTTGCAGAAACTAACATATCTTGTCATGAGGCACCCTAAAGTCAAGCGTATTGACACTGTCCGTGCCTACACCTTTGGTGTTCTCTATTTTGTAGAG GTTGACATTGAACTCCCAGAAGAGCTACCACTAAAAGAAGCACATACCATTGGAGAGAGCTTGCAGGAGAAGCTAGAGAAACTTCCGGAAGTTGAGCGGGCATTTGTTCACCTCGATTTTGAATGTGATCACAAGCCAGAGCACTCTGTACCCAGCAGACTACCCAACAATCAGACTTGA
- the LOC126720374 gene encoding metal tolerance protein 4-like isoform X1, with amino-acid sequence MGDKDLKTPILGVSRSGRSGRSWGRLSRRYSVNSLRSEFVSRLPDKLRSGIDPESDYPFDLDLSKASGLSKGEREYYERQINTMNSFEEVDSLVTSNDIDDEERKEQAKEDARHERAMKISNYANIILLAFKVYATIKSGSLAIAASTLDSLLDLMAGGILWFTHLAMKNINIYKYPIGKLRVQPVGIIIFAAVMATLGFQVLLQAAEELIKDEPSEKLSKSKLIWMCTIMISATVVKLALWIYCKNSENDIVRAYAKDHFFDVVTNVVGLAAALLADEFFWWIDPAGAIILALYTIINWSQTVFENAVSLVGQSASPEVLQKLTYLVMRHPKVKRIDTVRAYTFGVLYFVEVDIELPEELPLKEAHTIGESLQEKLEKLPEVERAFVHLDFECDHKPEHSVPSRLPNNQT; translated from the exons atgggGGATAAGGATCTGAAAACGCCGATTTTGGGGGTGAGTAGAAGCGGTAGAAGCGGTAGAAGTTGGGGGAGACTGAGTCGGAGGTACTCGGTGAACTCGCTGAGGAGCGAGTTCGTGTCAAGGTTACCTGATAAGCTTCGGTCTGGTATTGACCCTGAGTCTGATTATCCATTCGACCTTGACCTTTCCAAAGCCTCCGGCTTATCCAAAG GAGAAAGGGAGTACTATGAAAGACAAATCAATACCATGAATTCCTTTGAAGAAGTTGATTCTTTGGTGACATCTAATGATATTGATGATGAGGAACGGAAGGAACAGGCTAAAGAAGATGCTCGACATGAAAGAGCAATGAAGATATCTAATTACGCAAATATAATACTTCTGGCATTTAAG GTCTATGCCACAATAAAGAGTGGATCTTTGGCCATTGCTGCATCAACACTAGATTCTTTACTTGATCTCATGGCTGGTGGCATTCTTTGGTTCACTCACCTGGCAATGAAGAACATAAATATCTACAAATATCCTATTGGAAAGTTGAGGGTGCAGCCAGTAGGCATAATTATCTTTGCTGCTGTCATGGCTACACTTG GCTTTCAGGTGTTGCTTCAGGCTGCAGAAGAACTAATTAAAGATGAACCTTCTGAAAAACTGTCCAAAAGTAAATTGATATGGATGTGCACAATCATGATATCTGCTACTGTAGTAAAACTTGCCCTCTGGATATACTGTAAAAACTCAGAAAATGATATCGTCCGTGCATATGCAAAG GATCACTTTTTCGATGTGGTAACTAATGTGGTTGGATTAGCTGCAGCTCTTCTTGCCGATGAATTTTTCTGGTGGATTGACCCCGCTGGTGCCATCATCCTTGCATTGTACACAATTATAAATTGGTCTCAAACTGTATTTGAAAATGCTG TTTCTCTCGTGGGACAGTCTGCATCTCCTGAAGTCTTGCAGAAACTAACATATCTTGTCATGAGGCACCCTAAAGTCAAGCGTATTGACACTGTCCGTGCCTACACCTTTGGTGTTCTCTATTTTGTAGAG GTTGACATTGAACTCCCAGAAGAGCTACCACTAAAAGAAGCACATACCATTGGAGAGAGCTTGCAGGAGAAGCTAGAGAAACTTCCGGAAGTTGAGCGGGCATTTGTTCACCTCGATTTTGAATGTGATCACAAGCCAGAGCACTCTGTACCCAGCAGACTACCCAACAATCAGACTTGA